The proteins below come from a single Dermatophilaceae bacterium Soc4.6 genomic window:
- a CDS encoding fibronectin type III domain-containing protein: MSCRPTCSVAAASITVLCCAFGVAPAFASMVRTTSATATAYTSTTLQAPGSASATCAQGGTTSTATVTWTASPSTFTTGYSITSTPVSSTKTTAAATTTTTLTGLTKGASYTFRVVATYNNWTSAARVTASVAC; encoded by the coding sequence ATGTCCTGTCGACCCACCTGCTCCGTCGCCGCAGCCTCTATCACGGTGCTGTGCTGCGCCTTTGGGGTCGCGCCCGCCTTCGCCAGCATGGTCCGCACCACCAGCGCCACCGCCACGGCCTACACCAGCACCACCCTGCAGGCCCCAGGGTCTGCCTCGGCCACCTGCGCACAGGGCGGGACCACCTCGACCGCCACCGTCACCTGGACAGCCTCACCCAGTACCTTCACAACTGGGTACTCGATCACCTCGACACCGGTCTCGAGCACGAAGACCACGGCGGCGGCGACGACCACCACCACCCTCACCGGCCTCACCAAAGGCGCCAGCTACACATTCCGCGTGGTCGCCACCTACAACAACTGGACGAGCGCGGCCCGCGTGACGGCCTCAGTCGCCTGCTGA
- a CDS encoding YkvA family protein → MAEQTWTLLSRTPTPTVTKIVRSHAFLRSRERSVTIIESSDELRALADLVDTLDQASGPLAAIADRVAAAVRFLRDQADRLDNAAALTHNSPHVDHPMNSDAPSAGVATRERLLVASLDYLVTPDDLVPDFRAGGYVDDVLLLAWVFGVAAKELARYLADEPQH, encoded by the coding sequence ATGGCCGAGCAGACCTGGACGCTTCTATCTCGCACGCCCACGCCCACTGTCACCAAAATTGTGCGAAGCCACGCCTTTCTGCGCTCCCGAGAGCGCTCGGTCACCATCATCGAAAGCTCAGATGAGCTTCGTGCCCTGGCAGACCTGGTTGACACGCTGGACCAGGCGAGCGGGCCGCTCGCAGCGATAGCAGACCGAGTCGCAGCGGCTGTCCGCTTTCTTCGTGACCAGGCCGATCGTCTCGATAATGCGGCGGCATTGACTCACAACAGCCCCCATGTGGACCATCCCATGAACAGCGACGCCCCCAGTGCAGGCGTCGCGACGCGGGAACGACTCCTTGTCGCCAGCCTTGACTATTTGGTGACCCCCGATGACCTCGTCCCAGACTTTCGAGCGGGTGGGTATGTGGATGACGTTCTCCTCCTGGCCTGGGTGTTCGGCGTCGCTGCCAAGGAACTGGCACGATACCTGGCCGACGAACCCCAGCATTGA
- a CDS encoding Asp23/Gls24 family envelope stress response protein, with amino-acid sequence MTSQGKTTIADTVVSKIAGIAAREVSGVHALGGGAARAVGSLMERIPGGRTNHSQGVSVEVGERQAAVDLELIAEYGVAIADLAAGIRRNVIASIERMTGLEVSEVNITVQDIYVESDDDQDDPDDKDSGKAPRVQ; translated from the coding sequence GTGACCAGCCAGGGCAAGACGACGATCGCGGACACGGTGGTCTCGAAGATCGCTGGCATCGCCGCTCGTGAGGTCTCCGGTGTCCACGCTCTTGGTGGCGGCGCCGCCCGTGCTGTCGGATCCCTGATGGAGCGCATCCCCGGCGGGCGGACCAACCACAGTCAGGGTGTCTCGGTAGAGGTGGGCGAACGCCAGGCCGCTGTCGACCTGGAGCTGATCGCCGAGTACGGCGTGGCCATCGCCGACCTCGCTGCCGGTATCCGCCGCAACGTCATTGCCTCGATCGAGCGGATGACTGGCCTAGAGGTCAGCGAGGTCAACATCACCGTTCAGGACATCTACGTCGAGTCCGATGACGACCAGGACGACCCGGATGACAAGGACTCGGGCAAGGCGCCGCGGGTCCAGTGA
- a CDS encoding TetR/AcrR family transcriptional regulator C-terminal domain-containing protein yields MIDDSAGLDTLTMRSLGAHLGVEAMALYRYIAGREDLLESIVDTLVEQIHVRPDEPLHGQPALTDEWQGLLQWTAHCVRQIAIDHSAIFPLIATRHPAAPWLRPPLRSLRVVEDLLEGLIACGFSDRQAVQTYRVFSSFLLGHLLLEAATRGASTAPAEEPLDEGDADVAPPSEDVEVSDFPTIARTATMLAEDHTQEEFESALEALLDRLDRELSQ; encoded by the coding sequence ATGATCGACGACAGCGCAGGCCTCGACACCCTGACGATGAGGTCGCTGGGCGCCCACCTGGGGGTGGAGGCGATGGCGTTGTACCGGTACATCGCCGGACGTGAGGACCTGCTCGAGTCCATCGTCGACACGCTGGTAGAGCAGATCCACGTCCGGCCGGACGAGCCCCTTCACGGCCAGCCCGCGTTGACCGACGAGTGGCAGGGGCTGCTGCAGTGGACTGCTCACTGCGTACGGCAGATCGCGATCGACCACTCCGCGATCTTTCCGCTCATCGCGACCCGGCACCCAGCGGCGCCGTGGCTGCGTCCGCCGTTGCGAAGCCTGCGCGTGGTCGAGGACCTCCTCGAGGGGCTGATCGCGTGTGGCTTCAGCGACCGTCAGGCCGTGCAGACGTACCGGGTGTTCTCCAGCTTCCTGCTCGGGCATCTCCTGCTCGAAGCGGCCACCCGCGGCGCGTCAACCGCACCGGCAGAAGAGCCCCTCGACGAGGGTGACGCCGACGTCGCGCCACCCAGCGAGGACGTCGAGGTCTCGGACTTCCCCACGATCGCCCGGACCGCCACGATGCTGGCCGAGGACCACACCCAAGAGGAGTTCGAGAGCGCCTTGGAGGCCCTCCTGGATCGGCTCGACCGCGAATTGTCCCAGTGA
- a CDS encoding DUF1622 domain-containing protein, with amino-acid sequence MQFSEAVELVGKGIDTAGVGMMVIGVLLAAARAVVSARRHVTDVYRRFRQQLGRSILLGLELLVAADIIRTVAVTPSLSSVLVLALIVAIRTFLSFSLELEITGRWPWQTSPTAATTTSGGPSA; translated from the coding sequence GTGCAGTTCAGCGAAGCCGTCGAGCTCGTCGGCAAGGGTATCGATACGGCGGGCGTGGGCATGATGGTCATCGGGGTATTGCTGGCCGCCGCACGCGCGGTGGTCAGCGCCCGACGTCACGTCACCGACGTGTACCGCAGATTTCGCCAGCAGCTGGGTCGGTCGATCCTGCTGGGGCTCGAGCTCCTGGTCGCCGCCGACATCATCCGCACCGTCGCCGTCACCCCCTCGCTGAGCAGCGTCCTGGTCCTGGCCCTGATCGTGGCGATCCGCACCTTCCTCAGCTTCTCTCTCGAGCTCGAGATCACTGGCCGCTGGCCGTGGCAGACCTCACCTACTGCGGCCACCACCACGTCAGGGGGGCCGAGCGCGTAG
- a CDS encoding Asp23/Gls24 family envelope stress response protein, which produces MTDRSFAADQARGVVRSALAEPSERGRTVIARAVVEHIAVRAAADVEGVEPAGAGLEKVLGRRYPKANADVAGGRAGLRLDIAVAWPHPLADVCGQVRDTVMARVGELTGLRVDTVDVTAANVVHPAPDTPPRRVE; this is translated from the coding sequence GTGACTGACAGGTCCTTCGCCGCAGACCAGGCAAGAGGGGTCGTCCGGTCAGCGTTGGCCGAGCCCAGCGAGCGGGGGCGCACCGTCATCGCTCGGGCGGTGGTCGAGCACATCGCGGTCCGGGCTGCGGCCGACGTGGAGGGGGTTGAACCGGCCGGGGCTGGCCTGGAGAAGGTGTTGGGTCGTCGCTACCCCAAGGCTAATGCCGACGTCGCCGGGGGTCGTGCTGGTCTGCGTCTCGACATCGCGGTCGCGTGGCCCCATCCGCTGGCCGACGTCTGCGGGCAGGTGCGGGACACCGTCATGGCCCGTGTCGGCGAACTGACGGGGCTAAGGGTCGACACCGTCGACGTCACGGCCGCCAACGTCGTCCACCCCGCACCGGACACACCCCCCAGGAGAGTCGAATGA